A window of Pyrobaculum aerophilum str. IM2 contains these coding sequences:
- a CDS encoding adenylate kinase family protein, giving the protein MFDARRPKALITGTPGVGKTTHCRKLAAFLNTKCISVGELLAGTPYVTYIPELDTYEIVDLDGAVKRVHSVVEPGHIIDTHVVELVPDPEVVIVLRKAPDVLFAELKRRGWPLKKILDNVWAEILDVVLIKARERWGEVAQIDVTRRRPEETFELLKKCVAGGRCHSDVVDWLGYSEESGFLEFIERLSRSESF; this is encoded by the coding sequence ATGTTCGACGCACGGCGCCCTAAGGCGTTGATAACTGGAACGCCCGGCGTCGGCAAAACCACTCACTGCAGAAAACTGGCGGCTTTTTTAAACACTAAGTGCATATCAGTGGGCGAGCTCCTCGCCGGCACTCCGTATGTAACTTACATCCCGGAGTTAGACACTTATGAAATTGTGGATTTGGACGGCGCCGTAAAGAGAGTGCACAGCGTCGTAGAGCCCGGGCACATTATAGACACTCATGTGGTGGAGTTAGTGCCCGACCCCGAAGTTGTAATTGTCCTGCGCAAGGCCCCAGACGTGTTATTTGCCGAGCTGAAAAGACGGGGCTGGCCCTTGAAAAAAATATTGGACAATGTTTGGGCGGAGATATTAGACGTAGTCCTCATCAAGGCGAGGGAGAGGTGGGGAGAGGTGGCGCAAATAGACGTTACCAGGAGAAGACCGGAGGAGACCTTTGAATTATTAAAAAAGTGCGTCGCGGGGGGAAGGTGCCACAGCGACGTGGTGGACTGGCTGGGGTACTCCGAGGAGTCGGGGTTTTTAGAATTTATCGAGCGTCTGTCTCGCTCGGAGTCTTTTTAA
- the asnS gene encoding asparagine--tRNA ligase, with protein sequence MEPYKKAITINEALKRGEGRVTLRGWVYRKRVLKEKAFILLRDSTGVIQLVFPRERLKDAEELNLESSIVVTGALVREPRAPGGVELHVESVDWAYIGEPYPINEDAVVADSEYLLDVRHLWVRSRKMQAVLKIRHTIFGAIHEYFRKNGFYEVHTPMFITAAVEGGATLFKVDYFGQPVYLTQSSQFYLEVLIYSLEKVYVIAPSFRAEPSRTRRHLTEFWHAEMEMAWAGMNDAARVGEELISYVVERVLAERQDELRLLGRRTEFLERAKPPFYRVSYDEAVDILRKKGISINWGDDIGADEERALTLEFDKPIILYGFPEKLKAFYHRNDPKRPEVTLSFDVLLPEGYGEVIGGGERIYEEKELVEKIVRFGLNPKDYWWYIDLRKYGSVPHAGFGLGVDRLTMWITGADHIRDVVPFPRDVRRTAP encoded by the coding sequence ATGGAGCCGTATAAAAAGGCTATTACAATTAACGAGGCGCTGAAAAGAGGCGAGGGCCGCGTCACGTTGCGAGGCTGGGTCTACCGCAAAAGGGTTTTAAAAGAAAAGGCGTTTATTCTACTCCGCGACTCAACTGGGGTGATCCAGTTGGTATTTCCGCGGGAGAGGCTTAAAGACGCCGAGGAGCTCAACCTCGAGTCCTCAATAGTGGTCACGGGGGCGTTGGTGAGAGAGCCCAGGGCGCCGGGGGGAGTGGAGCTACATGTGGAGAGCGTCGACTGGGCGTACATAGGAGAGCCCTATCCAATAAACGAAGATGCAGTAGTTGCCGACAGCGAATACCTACTAGACGTGAGACATCTATGGGTGAGGAGCAGGAAGATGCAAGCCGTGTTGAAGATTAGGCATACTATATTTGGGGCTATACACGAGTATTTTAGGAAAAACGGCTTTTACGAAGTCCACACCCCCATGTTTATCACAGCGGCGGTGGAGGGGGGCGCCACGTTGTTTAAAGTCGATTACTTCGGACAGCCAGTGTACCTCACTCAGAGCTCCCAGTTTTATCTAGAAGTACTCATTTACAGCCTCGAGAAAGTTTACGTCATTGCGCCCAGCTTCAGGGCGGAGCCCTCGCGCACACGACGCCACCTCACGGAGTTTTGGCACGCCGAGATGGAAATGGCGTGGGCCGGCATGAATGATGCCGCTCGCGTTGGAGAAGAGCTCATAAGCTACGTAGTGGAGAGAGTACTGGCGGAGAGACAAGACGAGTTGAGGCTACTGGGCAGGAGGACTGAATTTCTCGAAAGGGCCAAGCCGCCGTTTTATAGAGTGAGCTACGACGAGGCGGTGGATATTTTGAGGAAAAAGGGGATTTCCATTAACTGGGGCGATGACATTGGCGCAGACGAGGAGAGGGCTTTAACTCTTGAATTTGACAAGCCGATTATTCTCTACGGCTTTCCGGAGAAGCTCAAGGCGTTTTACCACAGAAACGACCCCAAGAGGCCCGAGGTCACTTTGAGCTTCGACGTGTTACTGCCAGAGGGCTATGGAGAAGTTATTGGAGGCGGCGAGAGAATTTACGAGGAGAAAGAGCTAGTGGAGAAAATAGTGAGGTTTGGGCTGAACCCCAAGGACTATTGGTGGTATATTGATTTGAGGAAATACGGCTCTGTCCCCCACGCCGGCTTCGGGCTCGGGGTGGACAGATTAACTATGTGGATTACTGGGGCTGATCACATAAGAGACGTAGTGCCGTTCCCCCGAGATGTTCGACGCACGGCGCCCTAA
- a CDS encoding NAD(P)-dependent oxidoreductase, whose amino-acid sequence MEITVVGMGNMGRAFAKRAYSQGFEVLWWNRTRERVKDAPGRPIEKLAEARGLVAVFVSDDDALLAVVPDIGGDYVALCGTYSIQGVKRALEILTARGRRAFAMPVVGSPRNVENGDAIYIVGAHEEIYTKTRPILEKFGALFYIGDSIKAAALKLAFNTLLISTVAVLGEATTLAIKYGIKPDVFKELLSQTVFKEIAARYIDRMLGSAQPTFTLKNAAKDMRYASNAAGEAGAGNVAMSGVKALYEVLAALGYGEEDYVKAGIIEGK is encoded by the coding sequence ATGGAAATTACTGTAGTGGGCATGGGAAATATGGGGAGGGCCTTCGCCAAACGTGCGTATTCCCAAGGATTTGAGGTGTTGTGGTGGAACCGCACTAGGGAGAGGGTTAAAGACGCGCCGGGCCGCCCAATTGAAAAACTGGCAGAGGCTAGGGGGCTTGTTGCCGTATTTGTCTCAGACGACGACGCTTTGTTAGCCGTTGTGCCCGATATAGGCGGGGATTACGTCGCCCTATGCGGCACCTATTCAATACAGGGGGTAAAGCGGGCTCTTGAGATACTAACCGCGCGGGGGAGGAGGGCCTTTGCGATGCCAGTTGTGGGAAGTCCTAGAAATGTAGAGAACGGCGACGCGATATACATAGTGGGAGCGCACGAGGAGATATATACAAAGACGAGGCCGATACTGGAGAAATTCGGCGCGTTGTTTTACATAGGCGATAGCATAAAGGCCGCGGCGTTGAAACTCGCCTTTAACACTCTTCTTATATCTACTGTGGCGGTGCTGGGCGAGGCCACGACGTTGGCAATTAAATACGGGATTAAGCCAGATGTCTTTAAAGAGCTCCTATCCCAGACTGTGTTTAAAGAAATTGCGGCGCGTTATATAGACAGAATGTTAGGCAGTGCTCAGCCCACATTCACTCTGAAAAACGCCGCGAAGGATATGAGATATGCCTCAAACGCCGCTGGAGAGGCGGGGGCGGGCAACGTGGCTATGAGCGGCGTTAAAGCTCTTTACGAAGTCCTCGCCGCGTTGGGATATGGAGAAGAGGACTACGTTAAGGCGGGAATTATTGAAGGCAAATGA
- a CDS encoding L-threonylcarbamoyladenylate synthase: protein MRLLRTDPTRPDPEVIKTAAEVLKNGGIVAAPTETVYGLFTHAYREDGCVKVFKAKGRPMDNPLIVHVDSVEMASEIAEIPEGIRGVLAQLWPGPVTIVVKSRGVVPRCVTAGLNTVAVRAPAHPIPLAIIKELNAPIAGPSANKAGRPSPTTATHILEDLGDEVDLIIDGGPTFFGVESTIIDVTRKPPALLRPGPFTVEELEKFFGEIQIPPVARGLAEAEVALAPGMKYKHYAPDTMLVIVHFDLAEAVKVLKARGLKVAVLCAAGKCADADASLHLGTDLYEVAKNLYKSLRDLDKLSVNIGIIPAVEERGIGLAIMNRIRKAAAHREAFSPEQLLKYI, encoded by the coding sequence ATGCGTCTCTTGCGGACAGACCCCACAAGGCCCGACCCTGAGGTAATTAAGACTGCAGCCGAGGTGTTAAAAAACGGGGGTATTGTGGCGGCCCCCACCGAGACAGTCTACGGGCTTTTTACTCACGCCTATAGGGAAGACGGGTGCGTTAAAGTGTTTAAAGCAAAGGGGCGGCCTATGGACAACCCGCTTATTGTACACGTCGACTCGGTGGAGATGGCCTCCGAGATCGCAGAAATACCAGAGGGGATAAGAGGCGTTTTAGCCCAGCTGTGGCCCGGCCCGGTTACAATTGTGGTGAAATCCCGCGGCGTTGTGCCCAGATGCGTCACCGCAGGGCTTAATACAGTTGCCGTCAGAGCGCCGGCTCACCCAATTCCGCTCGCAATTATAAAAGAGCTCAATGCGCCTATAGCGGGGCCCAGTGCGAATAAAGCCGGGAGGCCCAGCCCCACTACGGCGACACACATCCTTGAGGACTTGGGGGATGAGGTCGATCTCATAATCGACGGAGGGCCTACCTTCTTCGGCGTAGAGTCAACTATTATAGACGTCACGAGAAAGCCGCCAGCGTTACTGCGCCCGGGGCCTTTCACTGTGGAGGAGCTGGAAAAGTTCTTCGGCGAGATTCAAATACCTCCGGTGGCCAGGGGGTTAGCAGAGGCAGAAGTCGCGCTGGCGCCTGGCATGAAGTATAAACACTACGCCCCCGACACAATGCTTGTAATAGTCCATTTCGATTTGGCAGAGGCGGTTAAGGTCTTGAAGGCGAGGGGTTTGAAAGTTGCTGTGTTATGCGCCGCTGGGAAGTGCGCAGACGCAGACGCGTCGCTCCACCTCGGCACTGATTTATACGAAGTCGCGAAAAATCTCTACAAATCGCTACGAGATTTAGACAAACTCTCTGTTAACATCGGCATTATCCCCGCCGTTGAGGAGAGGGGAATTGGGCTGGCGATTATGAACAGAATCCGCAAAGCCGCTGCGCACAGAGAGGCTTTCAGCCCAGAGCAACTATTGAAATACATATGA